One Chitinophaga sp. H8 DNA window includes the following coding sequences:
- a CDS encoding FecR family protein yields MQNDIQYNDELPDLYRKFLANNMSEEEFQRWNALLAEKKHDGELLQLMKKAWDETVEVPDYMLEDMDLRLQRASDAKPVGNRVHFIRRWSWAAAVAVLLAGTVTDYYMSRRVSQQPVTVVADIAPGSNKAILTLADGSTVTLDSAGHQVIRQAGAIVQQNGGQLQYHVQGGTASVSYNVLTTPRGGQFQVKLPDGTMVWLNAASSLRYPTVFTGKERLVEITGEAYFEVTKDVRQPFKVQIDEKTAVEVLGTHFNVNAYASDPQFTTTLLEGAVRVRQGNNSLLLHPGQQVRIKGEEGMRLQKDADIDKAIAWKNGLFDFNDVQLEELMRQVARWYDIEVVYEKGIPDVEFVGKMGRDVPLSVLLKWLRDFDLHFRVEQDGRRIIITP; encoded by the coding sequence ATGCAGAACGATATACAATATAATGATGAGTTGCCTGACCTCTACCGCAAGTTCCTTGCTAACAATATGAGTGAGGAGGAGTTTCAGCGATGGAATGCACTGCTAGCCGAGAAAAAGCACGATGGTGAATTGTTACAGCTGATGAAAAAAGCTTGGGACGAGACTGTCGAAGTGCCGGATTACATGCTGGAAGATATGGACCTTCGGTTGCAGCGAGCGTCAGATGCAAAACCAGTAGGGAATCGCGTTCATTTTATACGCCGGTGGAGCTGGGCTGCTGCAGTGGCTGTATTACTGGCGGGCACAGTTACTGATTATTATATGTCGCGCCGTGTGTCTCAACAGCCGGTGACAGTCGTTGCCGATATTGCACCGGGCAGCAACAAAGCCATTCTCACGTTGGCAGATGGCTCAACGGTTACTTTAGACAGTGCCGGCCACCAGGTTATTCGGCAGGCCGGTGCAATAGTACAGCAAAATGGCGGACAACTGCAATACCATGTGCAGGGAGGTACTGCTTCCGTCAGCTATAATGTGCTTACCACGCCACGCGGAGGCCAGTTTCAGGTTAAATTACCAGATGGCACAATGGTGTGGTTAAATGCCGCCAGTTCGCTCCGGTATCCTACGGTGTTTACCGGTAAAGAGCGGCTGGTGGAAATTACTGGGGAGGCCTACTTCGAGGTGACCAAAGATGTAAGGCAACCTTTTAAAGTACAAATAGATGAAAAAACCGCTGTCGAAGTGCTGGGCACCCATTTTAATGTGAATGCGTATGCCAGTGATCCGCAGTTCACCACTACGTTGCTGGAAGGAGCGGTGAGGGTCCGGCAGGGAAACAACAGCCTGCTGCTACATCCGGGCCAACAGGTACGTATAAAGGGCGAGGAAGGTATGCGGCTACAGAAAGATGCAGATATAGATAAGGCGATAGCCTGGAAAAACGGATTGTTTGATTTTAATGATGTTCAGTTGGAAGAGTTAATGCGACAGGTGGCCCGCTGGTATGATATTGAAGTGGTGTATGAAAAAGGGATTCCGGACGTGGAGTTTGTGGGTAAAATGGGTCGGGATGTACCGCTTTCTGTGTTATTAAAATGGCTACGCGACTTTGATCTTCATTTCCGGGTGGAACAGGATGGCAGACGTATTATTATAACACCATAG
- a CDS encoding RagB/SusD family nutrient uptake outer membrane protein: MNASYKFLIALMLPAVLTGCSKYLDLKPDKHMIIPTTLEDCEVLLNDYSTLNTRYPTFGEISADDYYVTDINLKSISDVDEKNAYLWLEQPISQPFQWQNSYKVVYQANQILSVVNDIAKTAKNESQYNNIIGAACFYRGFAFSQLISVFALPYNKSTATQTPGIPLRLSADMDYVSIRANLEESYNQVISDFKTAVKLLSINKVDKIRPAKAAAYAALARVYLDMQNYENAYLYADSTLQIKSDLINFNSLNTALSLPIQRFNEEVLFPATTPISSPMSISFAKIDTFLYKSYEQHDLRKKVFFKENTGVNAKTYAFKGSYDNTNSTSFVGLSTSEIHLIRAEAAARTGRISIAQDDIEQLLLHRYLPGESPEITESDPQLLLTFILNERRKELVFRGRRWADLKRLNADARFAKTILRYMDGKEYRLDPNSLKYAVLIPQTVIDESAIEQNLR, encoded by the coding sequence ATGAATGCTTCTTATAAATTTCTTATTGCATTAATGTTGCCGGCTGTTTTAACCGGATGTTCCAAGTATCTGGATCTAAAACCAGATAAGCATATGATTATTCCTACCACCCTGGAAGATTGTGAGGTATTGTTAAATGACTATAGTACATTAAATACCAGGTATCCTACATTCGGCGAGATCAGTGCAGATGATTATTATGTTACCGATATCAATTTAAAATCCATCTCGGATGTTGATGAAAAAAATGCCTATTTATGGTTGGAACAACCTATTTCCCAACCTTTTCAATGGCAGAATTCTTATAAAGTGGTTTATCAGGCTAACCAGATCTTATCTGTTGTGAATGATATTGCAAAAACGGCTAAAAATGAATCGCAGTATAATAATATAATTGGAGCAGCTTGTTTTTATCGTGGTTTTGCTTTTTCACAACTAATTTCTGTTTTTGCCCTGCCTTATAATAAAAGTACAGCTACGCAAACACCAGGCATTCCGCTACGGTTAAGCGCTGATATGGACTATGTTTCAATCAGGGCCAACCTGGAGGAAAGTTATAACCAGGTAATTAGCGACTTTAAAACGGCGGTAAAATTACTTTCCATTAATAAAGTAGATAAAATCCGTCCGGCTAAAGCCGCTGCTTATGCTGCATTAGCTAGGGTGTATCTTGATATGCAGAATTATGAAAATGCCTATTTATATGCTGATTCCACCTTGCAGATTAAAAGCGATCTGATAAATTTCAATTCTCTGAATACAGCCCTATCACTTCCTATTCAGCGATTTAATGAAGAAGTTTTATTTCCTGCTACTACACCTATCAGTAGCCCAATGAGTATATCCTTTGCAAAAATAGATACCTTTTTATATAAGAGTTATGAACAGCATGATTTAAGAAAAAAGGTTTTCTTTAAGGAAAATACCGGCGTTAATGCTAAAACTTATGCGTTTAAGGGTTCCTACGATAATACTAACTCAACATCGTTCGTGGGATTATCCACCAGCGAAATACACTTGATAAGAGCTGAAGCTGCAGCGCGCACCGGCCGTATTTCAATTGCACAGGATGATATAGAACAACTGCTTTTACATAGATATCTACCCGGAGAAAGCCCTGAGATCACTGAATCAGATCCCCAATTATTACTCACTTTCATCTTGAATGAACGTAGAAAGGAACTTGTGTTCAGAGGCAGGAGATGGGCTGATTTAAAACGCCTTAACGCGGATGCAAGATTTGCTAAAACTATTCTGCGTTATATGGATGGAAAAGAATATCGCCTTGACCCTAACAGCCTTAAATATGCAGTGCTGATTCCTCAGACCGTTATTGATGAATCTGCTATTGAGCAGAATCTCCGTTAA
- a CDS encoding RNA polymerase sigma factor — protein MPEYNLHNEKELLTRFGQGDELAFRSLYVRFQGKIFAFALKHTKSDQIAREVLQTVFIKLWEKRAQVRPDDNFEGYLVRITHNHILNMLRDAGRDRAKMKHAWTLMQEMHDNPETNLIAKELSEVYQRAIEALPPQKKIIYRLHRQEGLSQAAIAEQLNISPLTVKKHMVEASRMIREFITKYAELGVLLFALVRSYQFS, from the coding sequence TTGCCTGAATACAACTTACATAATGAGAAGGAGCTGCTCACCCGTTTCGGGCAGGGAGATGAACTTGCTTTCCGCTCTCTCTATGTACGCTTCCAGGGAAAAATCTTCGCTTTCGCACTTAAGCATACCAAATCCGATCAGATCGCTCGTGAAGTATTGCAGACTGTATTTATCAAGCTATGGGAGAAAAGGGCGCAAGTAAGACCTGACGATAACTTTGAAGGCTACCTGGTACGCATTACGCACAACCATATCTTAAACATGCTGCGCGATGCCGGGCGTGACCGCGCGAAAATGAAGCATGCCTGGACATTGATGCAGGAGATGCACGACAACCCAGAAACCAACCTGATTGCAAAGGAACTATCGGAGGTCTACCAAAGAGCGATCGAGGCATTGCCCCCACAGAAAAAGATTATCTACCGCCTTCATCGTCAGGAAGGATTATCACAGGCGGCTATTGCCGAACAATTGAACATTTCTCCATTAACAGTAAAAAAACACATGGTAGAAGCTTCAAGAATGATCCGGGAATTCATTACAAAATACGCCGAATTGGGGGTATTGTTATTCGCCTTGGTACGTAGCTACCAATTCTCCTGA
- a CDS encoding SusD/RagB family nutrient-binding outer membrane lipoprotein, whose amino-acid sequence MKSLHLFYKGVLFLFILSGCGKTLTDTNINPNTLLAEQVNPAFIMSQVISSSAMTMALTEFAGNTTQCVLPAAMQYVQQDFSGIAITNTFGWKSGDWAYRQFYLALSNSAYLEKRAAGTADSAFFRGIALIMKSYWFGYYTSSWGDIPFSEAMRGTEGVLKPAFDKQQDVFKGILNDLEMANTTLKKATSVTTFTQSADILFKGNVQKWRAFANSLHIRFLMRLSEKTNDMQAIGVDVKSEFKKIVADPANYPLIVNSSDNAAVYFPGTSALDSWPLGPFNQPDPSVYYRLKPGAPIINFLKNSHDPRLTVWFKPVDVPTIIRDAGADEVIMKDTDGKVKRFLRTYQEGVDTSLYVGLKVALPNPDTYNKKTPAAVNTVKTLDPAIYTAGAANPFVSYLANMFRDNANANLPVVFISASEVNLTLAEAAVRGWISGSAVDYYTKGISTSFNQYGISDGDKKVYNPENHQIEAFDLNAFLTNAATAFKAAPDKILPIMEQVWVADFTSVEAWFNWRRTGYPNLGKNIVSGPQGEKIPVRFFYGANEKNFNGDNVNAAIQNLQPAVDDQWSKMWLIQGTGKPW is encoded by the coding sequence ATGAAATCACTACATCTATTTTATAAAGGGGTTCTTTTCTTATTCATCCTTTCAGGTTGCGGAAAAACCCTGACAGATACCAATATAAATCCTAACACATTATTGGCGGAGCAGGTAAATCCGGCATTTATCATGAGCCAGGTTATTTCGAGCTCTGCCATGACCATGGCGCTGACAGAGTTTGCAGGAAATACCACCCAGTGTGTGCTTCCGGCGGCAATGCAATATGTTCAGCAGGATTTTTCAGGAATTGCCATCACGAACACATTCGGCTGGAAGTCGGGCGACTGGGCATACCGGCAGTTTTATCTGGCCCTGTCCAATTCGGCCTATCTGGAAAAGCGCGCGGCGGGAACAGCGGATTCTGCTTTTTTTCGGGGCATTGCGCTTATCATGAAATCTTACTGGTTCGGATATTATACTTCGAGCTGGGGAGATATTCCCTTCAGCGAAGCGATGAGAGGAACTGAAGGTGTGTTGAAACCTGCTTTTGACAAGCAGCAGGATGTATTCAAGGGTATATTGAATGATTTGGAAATGGCTAACACTACTTTAAAGAAGGCCACTTCCGTAACTACTTTCACCCAATCGGCTGATATTTTGTTTAAGGGAAATGTACAGAAATGGAGGGCCTTTGCCAATTCTCTGCATATCAGATTCCTGATGCGGTTATCCGAAAAAACAAACGACATGCAGGCAATAGGCGTTGATGTAAAGTCAGAGTTTAAGAAGATCGTTGCAGACCCGGCTAATTATCCGCTTATCGTAAACAGCAGCGATAACGCAGCTGTATATTTTCCAGGCACTTCTGCTTTGGATAGCTGGCCATTGGGTCCTTTTAACCAACCCGATCCCTCTGTGTATTATAGATTGAAACCCGGCGCACCAATCATTAACTTCCTGAAGAATAGCCATGATCCAAGACTGACGGTGTGGTTTAAACCAGTGGATGTGCCAACCATCATCAGGGATGCAGGTGCTGATGAAGTGATTATGAAAGATACCGATGGGAAAGTAAAACGTTTCCTGAGGACTTACCAGGAGGGGGTGGATACTTCTCTGTATGTGGGCCTTAAAGTAGCCCTGCCCAATCCCGACACCTACAATAAAAAAACACCTGCTGCCGTGAATACGGTTAAAACATTGGATCCTGCTATTTATACAGCGGGGGCAGCCAATCCATTTGTTTCTTACCTGGCAAACATGTTCAGAGATAATGCAAATGCCAACCTGCCTGTTGTATTCATTTCTGCAAGCGAGGTCAATCTCACCCTGGCGGAAGCAGCGGTAAGAGGATGGATATCCGGCTCGGCAGTTGATTATTACACAAAGGGTATCAGCACTTCCTTTAACCAGTATGGTATTTCCGATGGCGATAAAAAAGTCTATAACCCCGAAAACCATCAGATCGAAGCGTTCGATCTGAATGCTTTTCTGACCAATGCAGCCACTGCTTTTAAAGCTGCACCAGATAAAATACTGCCCATCATGGAGCAGGTGTGGGTAGCAGATTTCACTTCCGTAGAAGCCTGGTTTAACTGGAGAAGGACAGGTTATCCCAACCTGGGCAAAAATATTGTTAGCGGCCCGCAGGGAGAGAAAATACCCGTGCGGTTTTTTTATGGCGCCAATGAAAAGAATTTCAACGGCGATAATGTAAATGCCGCCATACAAAACCTGCAACCGGCTGTAGATGATCAATGGTCGAAGATGTGGTTGATTCAAGGTACAGGGAAACCCTGGTAA
- a CDS encoding SusC/RagA family TonB-linked outer membrane protein: MMRSTNERSHHTNRKLIMNVMKLTFLLLTVALLTVQAHTAAQTITLSGKNISLERVVSQIEKQTGYTVFTTRKLLAGAKPVSVQVHNMPLVDFLDLSLKDQPLKYQISGKTISLTRRDTVPKESKQERSGGVRDSSINSITLTGQVRAASTQSPLPGVTVLLKGTKRGTTTDADGRFRLDGVSSSAVLQLRMLGYELLDIAVGANNNFDVVMKESALEMEGVTILSTGFQDIPKERATGSFEFVNNKLVNRKVSTDFASRLHDIVPGISSYKETPRSRNTLLGVNIRGRSSLKSNYWPLVVLDGIPYEGDYNNINPNDIESMTILKDAAAASVWGAKSGNGVIVINTKKGRYNSGFNLSVNTNLTIESKPDLYSLSQMSASDYIDLELELYNLGRYEWSLDAYYSDKTPVIQLLKKFRDGEISQDKLDNGINRLRTIDGRDDFLKYVYRKAIKQQHNIQLSSGNDKMAYNLSIGFDDNKNKLVTSDYDRLTIRNALMLKPVKRLNMDFTMQYTSAKTRETAQEIEYNYLSNGYGTLPYLELADQQGNALAVHQATYGWDPIFRDTIAGGRLLNWEYKPLDELYATSFIAKERQIMLNATISYQLFPWLKSAAIYGYSFSNNQAERWEGIASYSMRSSLNWFASWDDKNVYWGIPVGDKLGIANKNNQNHNARLQFEVDKTIADKHQINALIGAELRENIYSGYNTLFWGYNKDNLSYADVDYTSLKPNLNGMNNSFIDHGSPLMEQLKNRYLSSFANVSYSYNRKYIVSGSARRDASNLFGVKPNNRAKPFWSAGLAWVISNEDFYQSNKVHSLKLRATYGYTGNVNNTTSAYPIMNRSGDLHTTTQLSYATIVSPPNPSLRWEKVSNLNLGTDFAAFDNRISGSIEYYIKNPKDLVYSTLLDPTTGFTNMNINGTSMQTKGWDISLNTVNIRSKTFQWSSHLIFSYSKTRITKAYVNNFLGKNYPAGVITPFAGMDAYSVLSFPSAGLDPATGAARGYVDGEVSMDYAAIYNGTTVYQMNNNGPKFAPYFGGFRNAFQYKNWELSFNIAYQLGHKFIRGNMFTGYNFVEYGIGSPDYAKRWRKPGDEATTDIPSFRYPADYYESMFYSNSSSLVESASQIKLRDIQFSLTLPMKTMGIKQARFYGYVNNLGTIWKATKAYTDPEYHYMVPADPLAFSLGLNVNF; encoded by the coding sequence ATGATGAGATCAACCAACGAGAGATCCCATCACACCAATCGAAAATTGATCATGAATGTGATGAAACTAACCTTCCTGCTACTGACGGTTGCTTTATTGACTGTGCAAGCCCATACAGCCGCGCAGACCATTACTTTGTCAGGAAAAAACATCTCCCTTGAACGGGTGGTTTCCCAAATAGAAAAGCAGACCGGCTACACAGTATTCACTACCAGGAAACTGCTGGCAGGTGCAAAACCGGTTTCTGTTCAGGTACATAATATGCCGCTTGTGGATTTTTTAGACTTATCCCTTAAAGATCAACCTCTAAAATACCAGATTTCAGGGAAGACTATATCCCTTACGAGGAGGGATACTGTTCCAAAGGAAAGTAAGCAGGAGCGTTCCGGGGGAGTGAGAGATTCTAGTATAAATTCGATAACGCTGACCGGCCAGGTGCGGGCGGCTTCTACGCAAAGCCCCTTACCTGGTGTTACCGTATTATTGAAAGGCACAAAAAGGGGAACAACTACAGATGCCGATGGACGGTTCAGGCTGGATGGTGTTTCCTCTTCCGCCGTACTACAACTTCGGATGCTTGGATATGAGCTTTTAGATATAGCAGTCGGCGCTAATAATAATTTCGATGTCGTAATGAAAGAAAGTGCATTGGAAATGGAAGGGGTCACCATTTTAAGTACTGGTTTCCAGGATATCCCTAAAGAAAGAGCAACCGGCAGTTTTGAATTTGTGAATAATAAATTGGTAAACCGTAAAGTATCCACCGATTTTGCCAGCAGGTTACATGATATTGTGCCTGGTATCAGTTCATATAAGGAAACCCCCAGATCCAGGAATACTTTACTCGGCGTGAATATAAGAGGCCGTAGTTCCTTGAAATCCAATTATTGGCCGTTGGTGGTGCTTGATGGAATTCCTTATGAAGGAGATTATAACAATATTAATCCTAACGATATTGAAAGCATGACAATATTAAAGGATGCTGCTGCTGCTTCCGTGTGGGGTGCAAAATCCGGGAATGGAGTAATTGTTATTAATACTAAAAAAGGCAGATACAATAGCGGCTTTAATCTTTCGGTGAATACCAATCTTACCATTGAAAGCAAACCAGACCTATACAGCTTATCACAAATGAGCGCTTCAGATTATATTGATCTCGAATTGGAGCTTTATAATTTAGGACGCTACGAGTGGTCTTTGGATGCATATTACAGTGACAAAACCCCGGTAATACAATTACTGAAAAAATTCAGGGATGGAGAAATTTCACAAGATAAACTGGATAACGGGATCAATCGTTTAAGAACAATTGATGGCAGGGATGATTTCCTGAAATATGTTTATAGAAAGGCCATTAAACAGCAGCATAATATTCAGCTTTCTTCAGGAAACGATAAGATGGCTTACAATCTTTCAATTGGCTTTGATGATAATAAAAATAAATTGGTAACCTCTGATTATGATCGTTTAACCATAAGAAACGCGCTTATGTTAAAGCCTGTTAAGCGGTTAAACATGGACTTTACCATGCAATATACGAGTGCTAAGACAAGGGAAACCGCTCAGGAAATAGAATATAATTACCTGTCAAATGGCTATGGCACATTACCTTATCTGGAATTAGCTGACCAGCAAGGTAATGCCTTAGCAGTACATCAGGCAACCTACGGGTGGGATCCTATTTTTAGGGATACCATTGCAGGGGGACGATTGCTTAACTGGGAATATAAACCACTGGATGAATTATATGCCACCAGTTTTATAGCTAAAGAAAGGCAAATAATGCTGAATGCAACTATTTCCTACCAGTTATTCCCCTGGTTAAAATCAGCTGCTATATACGGATATAGTTTTAGCAACAACCAGGCGGAGAGATGGGAAGGCATAGCATCTTATTCAATGAGATCTTCACTTAACTGGTTTGCCTCCTGGGATGATAAGAATGTGTATTGGGGCATACCAGTAGGAGATAAATTGGGCATTGCAAATAAGAATAATCAGAACCATAATGCCCGGTTGCAATTTGAAGTGGATAAAACAATAGCTGATAAACATCAGATTAATGCATTGATAGGCGCAGAACTCAGGGAAAATATCTATTCCGGCTATAATACTTTGTTTTGGGGTTATAATAAAGATAATCTTAGCTATGCCGATGTCGATTATACTTCTCTGAAGCCTAATCTTAATGGGATGAACAATTCTTTTATTGATCATGGTAGCCCTCTTATGGAACAGTTGAAAAACCGATACCTTTCCTCTTTTGCAAATGTTTCGTATTCCTATAACAGAAAATATATTGTCAGTGGAAGTGCGAGGCGGGACGCTTCCAATTTATTCGGGGTAAAGCCTAATAACAGGGCTAAACCTTTCTGGTCTGCCGGATTGGCATGGGTGATTTCTAATGAAGATTTCTATCAGAGCAACAAAGTTCATTCTTTAAAACTACGGGCAACCTATGGATATACCGGTAATGTAAATAATACCACCTCTGCTTATCCGATTATGAATCGTTCCGGAGATCTGCATACTACCACCCAACTAAGCTATGCTACCATTGTAAGCCCGCCTAATCCGAGCCTGCGCTGGGAGAAGGTTTCCAACCTGAACCTGGGGACAGACTTCGCGGCTTTTGATAACCGGATTTCCGGTAGTATCGAATATTATATTAAAAACCCTAAAGACCTGGTCTATTCAACATTGCTGGATCCAACTACGGGTTTTACCAATATGAATATTAACGGTACCAGTATGCAGACAAAAGGTTGGGACATTTCATTGAATACTGTCAACATCAGAAGTAAAACATTTCAATGGAGCTCTCATTTGATTTTTTCATACAGCAAAACCCGTATTACCAAAGCATATGTTAATAATTTTCTGGGGAAAAATTACCCCGCAGGTGTTATTACTCCGTTTGCAGGAATGGATGCTTATTCTGTTTTGAGCTTTCCCTCGGCAGGTTTAGATCCCGCTACCGGAGCTGCCAGAGGATATGTGGATGGCGAAGTTTCTATGGATTATGCCGCGATATACAATGGCACTACCGTATATCAAATGAATAACAACGGGCCAAAATTTGCGCCCTATTTCGGTGGTTTCAGAAATGCTTTTCAGTATAAAAATTGGGAATTATCATTCAATATAGCTTACCAGTTGGGGCATAAATTTATCAGAGGCAACATGTTTACCGGGTACAACTTCGTTGAATATGGAATTGGCAGCCCCGATTACGCTAAGCGATGGCGTAAACCCGGTGATGAAGCAACTACCGACATTCCATCCTTCAGATACCCGGCAGATTATTATGAATCTATGTTTTATTCCAATAGTTCATCACTTGTAGAAAGCGCCAGCCAGATCAAGCTGAGAGATATACAGTTTAGTTTAACATTACCTATGAAAACAATGGGGATTAAGCAAGCCCGGTTCTATGGATATGTTAACAACTTAGGAACTATATGGAAAGCCACCAAAGCATATACAGATCCAGAGTATCACTATATGGTTCCTGCGGATCCTTTAGCTTTCTCCTTAGGCCTCAACGTAAATTTCTAA